A single genomic interval of Corvus cornix cornix isolate S_Up_H32 chromosome 1, ASM73873v5, whole genome shotgun sequence harbors:
- the CPB2 gene encoding carboxypeptidase B2 isoform X2, translating into MKFYLLFFTLFILVQEKHVFTIPRDEVLWALPQTDEQVEALQDLLNTTEVILWQPVVVENIKKDREVHFYVRASNINSIKAQLRQLTIQHKVLIEDVQGIIEKQIVNDTVNARGSSSYYENYHSMKEIYHWMEQVVKVHSDLLQKIYIGSSYEKRPLYVLKISKSKEKSKNAIWIDCGIHAREWISPAFCLWFIGHAIHVRERDQTMTTLLEHFDFYIMPVINVDGYEYTWSHPSNRLWRKSRSAHGNSKCIGTDMNRNFDAHWCGTGASHYECHETYCGPYPESEPEVKAVARFVRDHKDTIKAYITMHSYSQLVLFPYSYTMNKSKDHEELESLAQKAAKAIKRTTWKTYRPGAGAQTIYLAPGGSDDWAYDLGIKYSFTFELRDTGTYGFLLPSREIKPTCLEALSAVKVIAQHVLQNL; encoded by the exons ATGAAGTTTTACCTGCtcttttttaccctttttatCTTGGTTCAAGAGAAGCATGTCTTCACTATTCCAAG GGATGAAGTTCTATGGGCTCTCCCACAAACCGATGAACAAGTTGAAGCTCTTCAGGATTTACTGAACACCACTGAG GTCATTCTCTGGCAACCTGTTGTGGTTGAAAACATCAAGAAGGACAGAGAAGTCCATTTCTATGTCAGGGCATCCAACATAAATAGCATAAAAGCTCAGTTAAGGCAACTGACCATCCAACAcaa AGTCTTGATAGAAGATGTTCAAGGAATTATTGAAAAACAGATTGTCAATGACACAGTCAATGCTCGCGGATCTTCTTCATACTATGAAAACTACCATTCAATGAAAGAA ATATATCATTGGATGGAGCAAGTAGTGAAAGTCCACTCTGATCTCctacagaaaatatatattgGATCATCCTATGAAAAGCGACCACTTTATGTTCTGAAG ATTtctaaaagcaaggaaaaatcaaaaaatgCCATATGGATTGACTGTGGTATCCACGCTAGAGAATggatttctcctgctttttgcCTGTGGTTCATAGGGCAT GCAATCCATGTGCGTGAGAGAGATCAGACCATGACAACCCTTCTGGAGCACTTTGATTTCTACATCATGCCTGTGATAAACGTGGATGGCTATGAGTACACATGGAGCCACCCATCT AATCGTCTGTGGAGGAAAAGCCGCTCCGCGCACGGTAACAGCAAGTGCATTGGTACTGACATGAACAGGAATTTTGATGCACACTGGTGTG GTACAGGAGCATCTCACTATGAATGCCATGAGACATACTGTGGACCCTACCCAGAGTCTGAGCCTGAAGTGAAAGCAGTGGCTCGCTTTGTCAGAGACCACAAAGACACCATTAAAGCCTACATAACCATGCACTCCTACTCCCAGTTGGTGTTGTTTCCATATTCTTACACTATGAACAAAAGCAAAGACCATGAGGAGCTG gAAAGTCTGGCACAGAAAGCAGCTAAAGCTATAAAGAGGACAACTTGGAAAACTTATAGACCTGGTGCTGGTGCACAAACAATCT ATTTAGCTCCTGGAGGGTCCGACGACTGGGCTTACGATCTTGGcattaaatattctttcacCTTTGAGCTTCGTGACACAGGAACTTATGGATTTTTGCTTCCTTCTCGAGAAATCAAGCCAACTTGCTTAGAAGCACTTTCTGCTGTCAAAGTGATAGCTCAACACGTTCTTCAAAATTTGTGA
- the CPB2 gene encoding carboxypeptidase B2 isoform X3, with protein MAERHPRPGNGNTGLTFPGVSFFYTHKDEVLWALPQTDEQVEALQDLLNTTEVILWQPVVVENIKKDREVHFYVRASNINSIKAQLRQLTIQHKVLIEDVQGIIEKQIVNDTVNARGSSSYYENYHSMKEISKSKEKSKNAIWIDCGIHAREWISPAFCLWFIGHAIHVRERDQTMTTLLEHFDFYIMPVINVDGYEYTWSHPSNRLWRKSRSAHGNSKCIGTDMNRNFDAHWCGTGASHYECHETYCGPYPESEPEVKAVARFVRDHKDTIKAYITMHSYSQLVLFPYSYTMNKSKDHEELESLAQKAAKAIKRTTWKTYRPGAGAQTIYLAPGGSDDWAYDLGIKYSFTFELRDTGTYGFLLPSREIKPTCLEALSAVKVIAQHVLQNL; from the exons ATGGCTGAGAGACACCCCCGCCCAGGAAATGGAAATACGGGTCTGACATTCCCCGGAGTCTCCTTCTTCTACACGCacaa GGATGAAGTTCTATGGGCTCTCCCACAAACCGATGAACAAGTTGAAGCTCTTCAGGATTTACTGAACACCACTGAG GTCATTCTCTGGCAACCTGTTGTGGTTGAAAACATCAAGAAGGACAGAGAAGTCCATTTCTATGTCAGGGCATCCAACATAAATAGCATAAAAGCTCAGTTAAGGCAACTGACCATCCAACAcaa AGTCTTGATAGAAGATGTTCAAGGAATTATTGAAAAACAGATTGTCAATGACACAGTCAATGCTCGCGGATCTTCTTCATACTATGAAAACTACCATTCAATGAAAGAA ATTtctaaaagcaaggaaaaatcaaaaaatgCCATATGGATTGACTGTGGTATCCACGCTAGAGAATggatttctcctgctttttgcCTGTGGTTCATAGGGCAT GCAATCCATGTGCGTGAGAGAGATCAGACCATGACAACCCTTCTGGAGCACTTTGATTTCTACATCATGCCTGTGATAAACGTGGATGGCTATGAGTACACATGGAGCCACCCATCT AATCGTCTGTGGAGGAAAAGCCGCTCCGCGCACGGTAACAGCAAGTGCATTGGTACTGACATGAACAGGAATTTTGATGCACACTGGTGTG GTACAGGAGCATCTCACTATGAATGCCATGAGACATACTGTGGACCCTACCCAGAGTCTGAGCCTGAAGTGAAAGCAGTGGCTCGCTTTGTCAGAGACCACAAAGACACCATTAAAGCCTACATAACCATGCACTCCTACTCCCAGTTGGTGTTGTTTCCATATTCTTACACTATGAACAAAAGCAAAGACCATGAGGAGCTG gAAAGTCTGGCACAGAAAGCAGCTAAAGCTATAAAGAGGACAACTTGGAAAACTTATAGACCTGGTGCTGGTGCACAAACAATCT ATTTAGCTCCTGGAGGGTCCGACGACTGGGCTTACGATCTTGGcattaaatattctttcacCTTTGAGCTTCGTGACACAGGAACTTATGGATTTTTGCTTCCTTCTCGAGAAATCAAGCCAACTTGCTTAGAAGCACTTTCTGCTGTCAAAGTGATAGCTCAACACGTTCTTCAAAATTTGTGA
- the CPB2 gene encoding carboxypeptidase B2 isoform X1 has translation MAERHPRPGNGNTGLTFPGVSFFYTHKDEVLWALPQTDEQVEALQDLLNTTEVILWQPVVVENIKKDREVHFYVRASNINSIKAQLRQLTIQHKVLIEDVQGIIEKQIVNDTVNARGSSSYYENYHSMKEIYHWMEQVVKVHSDLLQKIYIGSSYEKRPLYVLKISKSKEKSKNAIWIDCGIHAREWISPAFCLWFIGHAIHVRERDQTMTTLLEHFDFYIMPVINVDGYEYTWSHPSNRLWRKSRSAHGNSKCIGTDMNRNFDAHWCGTGASHYECHETYCGPYPESEPEVKAVARFVRDHKDTIKAYITMHSYSQLVLFPYSYTMNKSKDHEELESLAQKAAKAIKRTTWKTYRPGAGAQTIYLAPGGSDDWAYDLGIKYSFTFELRDTGTYGFLLPSREIKPTCLEALSAVKVIAQHVLQNL, from the exons ATGGCTGAGAGACACCCCCGCCCAGGAAATGGAAATACGGGTCTGACATTCCCCGGAGTCTCCTTCTTCTACACGCacaa GGATGAAGTTCTATGGGCTCTCCCACAAACCGATGAACAAGTTGAAGCTCTTCAGGATTTACTGAACACCACTGAG GTCATTCTCTGGCAACCTGTTGTGGTTGAAAACATCAAGAAGGACAGAGAAGTCCATTTCTATGTCAGGGCATCCAACATAAATAGCATAAAAGCTCAGTTAAGGCAACTGACCATCCAACAcaa AGTCTTGATAGAAGATGTTCAAGGAATTATTGAAAAACAGATTGTCAATGACACAGTCAATGCTCGCGGATCTTCTTCATACTATGAAAACTACCATTCAATGAAAGAA ATATATCATTGGATGGAGCAAGTAGTGAAAGTCCACTCTGATCTCctacagaaaatatatattgGATCATCCTATGAAAAGCGACCACTTTATGTTCTGAAG ATTtctaaaagcaaggaaaaatcaaaaaatgCCATATGGATTGACTGTGGTATCCACGCTAGAGAATggatttctcctgctttttgcCTGTGGTTCATAGGGCAT GCAATCCATGTGCGTGAGAGAGATCAGACCATGACAACCCTTCTGGAGCACTTTGATTTCTACATCATGCCTGTGATAAACGTGGATGGCTATGAGTACACATGGAGCCACCCATCT AATCGTCTGTGGAGGAAAAGCCGCTCCGCGCACGGTAACAGCAAGTGCATTGGTACTGACATGAACAGGAATTTTGATGCACACTGGTGTG GTACAGGAGCATCTCACTATGAATGCCATGAGACATACTGTGGACCCTACCCAGAGTCTGAGCCTGAAGTGAAAGCAGTGGCTCGCTTTGTCAGAGACCACAAAGACACCATTAAAGCCTACATAACCATGCACTCCTACTCCCAGTTGGTGTTGTTTCCATATTCTTACACTATGAACAAAAGCAAAGACCATGAGGAGCTG gAAAGTCTGGCACAGAAAGCAGCTAAAGCTATAAAGAGGACAACTTGGAAAACTTATAGACCTGGTGCTGGTGCACAAACAATCT ATTTAGCTCCTGGAGGGTCCGACGACTGGGCTTACGATCTTGGcattaaatattctttcacCTTTGAGCTTCGTGACACAGGAACTTATGGATTTTTGCTTCCTTCTCGAGAAATCAAGCCAACTTGCTTAGAAGCACTTTCTGCTGTCAAAGTGATAGCTCAACACGTTCTTCAAAATTTGTGA